Proteins co-encoded in one Methanosphaera sp. genomic window:
- a CDS encoding acetolactate synthase, giving the protein MQLKQVSVFLENKEGRLQKALKTLADNEIDIRALSIADTSEFGILRMIVSEPEKAKDVLQDEFAVSLAEVLAIEVEDQPGGLEGALSILTDNNLNVEYVYAFVDKITQKALVVLKTEDNDKATEVLIQANISVIKSSDAYTL; this is encoded by the coding sequence ATGCAACTTAAACAAGTATCAGTGTTTTTAGAAAATAAAGAAGGAAGACTTCAAAAAGCATTAAAAACACTTGCAGATAATGAAATTGATATAAGAGCTTTATCAATTGCAGATACATCAGAATTTGGAATTCTTAGAATGATTGTATCAGAACCAGAAAAAGCAAAAGATGTACTTCAAGATGAATTTGCAGTAAGTCTTGCTGAAGTTCTTGCAATAGAAGTTGAAGATCAACCAGGTGGACTTGAAGGTGCACTTAGCATACTTACAGATAATAACTTAAATGTTGAATATGTTTATGCATTTGTAGATAAAATTACACAAAAAGCTTTAGTTGTTCTTAAAACAGAAGATAATGATAAAGCAACTGAAGTATTAATACAAGCTAATATTTCAGTAATTAAAAGTTCTGATGCATATACATTATAG
- the thiD gene encoding bifunctional hydroxymethylpyrimidine kinase/phosphomethylpyrimidine kinase, producing the protein MSLEKIDKFSGKLCSMSVAGLDPSGGAGILADLKSFHAHGIYATCVTTTLTSQNPFNVSMVQKVDVSYIEDAIDRIMDVYPVEYMKTGVLYSEDIVKAVAGKIREYNLKAVVDPVMISESGCTLAGDCFASCLNKYLLKDAYLTTPNVYEAEEIIGHKIDTQDDMIDAALKLNKKCNCIITGGHMHGNDVVCHDGEISLIEGKIIKSDNTHGTGCNYSAALTSRLIQGYDIVDACKLSNEYIQDAIRNGFYNTPYQFSNKF; encoded by the coding sequence ATGTCTTTAGAGAAGATTGATAAATTTAGTGGTAAGTTGTGTTCTATGTCTGTTGCTGGTCTTGACCCATCAGGTGGTGCTGGAATTCTTGCTGATTTGAAAAGTTTTCATGCTCATGGAATTTATGCTACATGTGTTACTACTACTTTAACATCACAAAATCCATTTAATGTAAGTATGGTTCAAAAAGTTGATGTAAGTTATATTGAAGATGCAATTGATAGAATTATGGATGTTTATCCTGTTGAATATATGAAGACTGGTGTTTTATATTCTGAGGATATTGTTAAGGCTGTGGCTGGTAAGATTCGTGAGTATAACCTTAAGGCTGTTGTTGACCCTGTTATGATTTCAGAGAGTGGCTGTACTCTTGCAGGTGATTGTTTTGCAAGTTGTCTTAATAAATATTTGCTAAAGGATGCATATTTAACAACACCTAATGTATATGAAGCAGAAGAAATAATAGGTCATAAAATAGATACACAAGATGATATGATTGATGCTGCATTAAAATTAAATAAAAAGTGTAACTGTATTATTACAGGAGGACATATGCATGGAAATGATGTGGTATGTCATGATGGTGAAATATCACTAATTGAGGGTAAAATAATAAAATCAGACAATACCCATGGAACAGGATGTAACTATTCAGCAGCACTAACAAGTAGACTAATACAAGGATATGATATTGTTGATGCATGTAAGCTTTCAAATGAATACATACAAGATGCAATAAGAAATGGATTTTACAATACACCATACCAGTTTTCAAATAAATTCTAA
- the hdrB gene encoding CoB--CoM heterodisulfide reductase subunit B: MAYAYFLGCIMNNRYPGIEKATRVLMEKLGVELKDMEGASCCPAPGVFGSFDKETWATIAARNITIAEDMGGQILTECNGCFGSLHEANNALKEDEELKEKVNGSLKEIGREFQGTTDVRHFAEVLYNEVGLEKIAETFEKDLNLNVAVHYGCHFLKPSDEVQIDNPKNPTILDELVEITGAKSVPYQDKMMCCGAGGGLRARDLEVTTSFTHEKLENMTKAGVDAIVDVCPFCHMQFDAGQVEVNNQYDTNYEIPVLHLAQLYGLAMGLSPEELTLDKQVVDPTELVEKMNSPREE; the protein is encoded by the coding sequence ATGGCATATGCTTACTTTTTAGGATGTATAATGAACAACAGATACCCAGGTATCGAAAAAGCTACAAGAGTTTTAATGGAAAAACTAGGCGTAGAATTAAAAGACATGGAAGGAGCTTCATGTTGTCCAGCACCTGGAGTATTTGGATCATTTGATAAAGAAACATGGGCAACAATCGCAGCAAGAAACATAACAATTGCTGAAGATATGGGTGGACAAATATTAACAGAATGTAACGGATGTTTCGGATCATTACACGAAGCAAACAACGCATTAAAAGAAGATGAAGAACTTAAAGAAAAAGTAAACGGATCTTTAAAAGAAATCGGAAGAGAATTCCAAGGAACAACCGATGTAAGACACTTCGCAGAAGTATTATACAACGAAGTTGGACTTGAAAAAATCGCTGAAACCTTTGAAAAAGATTTAAACTTAAATGTTGCTGTACACTACGGATGTCACTTCCTCAAACCTAGTGACGAAGTACAAATCGACAACCCTAAAAACCCAACAATTCTTGATGAACTTGTAGAAATTACAGGTGCAAAATCTGTACCTTACCAAGACAAAATGATGTGTTGTGGAGCAGGTGGAGGTCTAAGAGCAAGAGATCTTGAAGTAACAACAAGTTTCACACATGAAAAACTTGAAAACATGACCAAAGCTGGCGTAGATGCAATCGTAGATGTTTGCCCATTCTGTCACATGCAATTTGATGCAGGACAAGTAGAAGTAAACAACCAATACGACACAAACTACGAAATCCCAGTATTACACTTAGCTCAATTATACGGATTAGCAATGGGACTTTCACCAGAAGAATTAACACTTGACAAACAAGTAGTTGATCCTACTGAATTAGTTGAAAAAATGAACAGTCCTAGAGAAGAATAA
- a CDS encoding phenylacetate--CoA ligase, with translation MVQLSDDEVYIFNEERECMSREELKELQLRRLQKSVKYAYENVDFYRNLYDEHGVSPDDIKTLEDIQKLPFITKDDLRKTYPFKLQAAPKEDWKEVHSTSGTTGIPTVAAYTQKDLDIWAEVTARGLASCGVKENSIVNVAYGFGLFTGGHGAQYGAQKIGALAVPMSSGNTKRQINFLKDLPADFLCCTPSFALYLAECMEKEGMDPKQLPLKGGVFGAEMWSEEIRQKLEDKLDISAQNIYGLTEVIGPGVSTECHIKEGMHIAEDHFYPEIIDPETLEVLPEGEEGEIVFTSLTKTGMPVIRYRTKDLTSLNYEKCKCGRTTVRMNRIKGRSDDMLKVKGVIVFPKQIEEVIMKEDLLASAYQIIVSRPGTLDEIEVQVEIDQANFTDSMIDLEEFRNKIAKNIREVIGIGVKVTLAEPYSIPRSEGKAQRVIDKRDFS, from the coding sequence ATGGTACAACTAAGCGATGATGAAGTTTACATATTTAATGAAGAAAGAGAATGTATGAGCCGTGAAGAGCTTAAAGAATTACAACTAAGAAGACTACAAAAATCAGTAAAATATGCATATGAAAATGTGGACTTCTACAGAAACTTATATGATGAACATGGAGTATCACCAGATGATATAAAAACACTAGAAGATATCCAGAAACTTCCATTTATTACAAAAGATGATCTTAGAAAAACATATCCATTCAAACTACAAGCAGCACCAAAAGAAGACTGGAAAGAAGTACACTCAACAAGTGGAACAACAGGAATTCCAACAGTAGCAGCATATACACAGAAAGATCTTGACATCTGGGCTGAAGTTACAGCAAGAGGACTTGCAAGTTGTGGTGTTAAAGAAAACAGTATTGTAAATGTAGCATATGGATTTGGACTTTTCACAGGTGGACATGGAGCACAATATGGAGCACAAAAAATTGGAGCACTAGCAGTTCCTATGTCATCAGGAAATACAAAAAGACAGATAAACTTCCTTAAAGATCTACCAGCAGACTTCCTTTGTTGTACACCATCGTTTGCATTATACCTTGCTGAATGTATGGAAAAAGAAGGAATGGATCCTAAGCAATTACCACTTAAAGGTGGAGTATTTGGAGCTGAAATGTGGTCTGAGGAAATTAGACAAAAACTTGAAGATAAACTTGACATCTCAGCACAAAACATCTATGGATTAACAGAAGTAATAGGTCCTGGAGTATCAACAGAATGTCATATAAAAGAAGGAATGCACATTGCAGAAGATCACTTCTATCCTGAAATTATTGACCCTGAAACACTCGAAGTACTACCTGAAGGTGAAGAAGGAGAAATAGTTTTCACATCCCTTACAAAAACAGGTATGCCTGTAATAAGATACAGAACAAAAGATCTTACATCACTTAACTATGAAAAATGTAAATGTGGAAGAACAACAGTTCGTATGAATAGAATTAAAGGAAGAAGCGATGACATGCTTAAAGTAAAAGGTGTAATTGTATTCCCTAAACAGATTGAAGAAGTTATCATGAAAGAAGATCTTCTTGCATCTGCATACCAGATTATTGTTTCAAGACCTGGAACACTTGATGAAATTGAAGTACAAGTTGAAATTGACCAGGCAAACTTTACAGATTCAATGATAGATCTTGAAGAATTTAGAAATAAAATTGCTAAAAATATACGTGAAGTAATTGGAATTGGTGTAAAAGTAACACTTGCTGAACCTTACTCAATACCAAGAAGTGAAGGTAAAGCACAGAGAGTTATTGATAAAAGAGATTTCAGTTAA
- a CDS encoding metallophosphoesterase → MKILAISDIHSAPEKVYSYLDGNVVDYIIVIGDVTEFGPEDLFIDTLNKFSEYAPVYAIFGNCDPENADSLIDKSEAINIHNRCIKLEDITLVGYGGSNVTPFDTPNEYSEECVYENLSKFSDDLKDDNFTILITHAPAYGTGADVIPSGDHVGSKSIRKIIEQTQPTLNLSGHIHEAIAEDKIGETIVLNPGDVASDNAAMIELTDDDIKNKKVNISKFKL, encoded by the coding sequence ATGAAAATATTAGCTATTTCAGATATTCACAGTGCTCCTGAGAAGGTATATTCATATCTTGATGGAAATGTTGTTGATTATATAATAGTTATTGGTGATGTTACAGAGTTTGGTCCTGAAGATCTTTTTATTGATACATTAAATAAATTCTCAGAATATGCACCAGTATATGCTATCTTTGGAAATTGTGATCCTGAAAATGCAGATTCATTAATTGATAAATCAGAAGCAATTAATATACATAATAGATGTATAAAACTTGAAGATATCACACTCGTTGGATATGGTGGATCTAATGTGACACCATTTGACACTCCAAATGAATATAGCGAAGAATGCGTATATGAAAATTTAAGTAAATTTAGTGATGATCTTAAAGATGATAACTTTACAATTCTTATAACACACGCACCAGCATATGGAACAGGTGCAGATGTTATACCATCAGGAGATCATGTAGGAAGTAAATCAATACGAAAAATTATTGAACAAACCCAGCCAACACTAAATCTATCAGGACATATCCATGAAGCAATAGCAGAAGATAAAATTGGTGAAACAATAGTACTAAATCCTGGTGATGTAGCAAGTGATAATGCAGCAATGATAGAACTGACAGATGATGATATTAAAAATAAAAAAGTAAATATTTCAAAATTTAAATTATAA
- a CDS encoding DUF749 domain-containing protein has translation MQKFIVELIGVFKQRDLPEDYEKFVEYKATIENKEIEDNTPIAVLKVKDTTSYHILFLDSYSSMEEIDKEIEESLDGQIYNFNIRNILEGHLNG, from the coding sequence ATGCAGAAATTTATAGTAGAACTGATAGGAGTATTTAAACAACGAGATTTACCAGAAGATTATGAAAAATTTGTAGAATACAAAGCAACAATTGAAAATAAAGAAATCGAAGATAACACACCTATTGCTGTATTAAAAGTAAAAGATACTACAAGTTACCATATCTTATTCTTAGATAGTTACTCCTCAATGGAAGAAATTGATAAAGAAATTGAAGAATCACTTGATGGACAAATCTACAACTTCAATATTCGTAACATACTAGAAGGTCATCTCAATGGATAA
- a CDS encoding DUF2096 family protein: MDNRDSTQHPLYLKWTVLDHLLKVLTKTYEIPKNIIKDLQLARALTNFYLENPEEPDRYAELPRINGLLRDVEQYLMLISKSQGEEFVKEWEEKILLASQGKEVFKPIKIQSKFIAGMPANFDFVRFNFKEPIAEERFIEVCEYENVIIEFDDNDTSIFVFGEKPQITSALKELSPFFAEQM; the protein is encoded by the coding sequence ATGGATAATCGTGATTCTACACAACATCCATTGTATCTTAAATGGACTGTACTAGATCACTTACTTAAAGTTCTTACAAAAACATATGAAATTCCAAAAAACATAATCAAAGATCTTCAACTTGCACGTGCTCTTACAAACTTCTACCTTGAAAATCCAGAAGAACCTGATAGATATGCAGAACTTCCACGTATAAATGGACTTCTCAGAGATGTAGAACAATACCTTATGCTTATATCAAAAAGCCAGGGTGAGGAATTTGTTAAAGAATGGGAAGAAAAAATTCTTCTTGCATCACAGGGAAAAGAAGTATTTAAGCCAATAAAAATACAATCTAAATTTATTGCTGGTATGCCTGCAAACTTTGATTTTGTAAGATTTAATTTCAAAGAACCTATAGCTGAGGAAAGATTTATTGAAGTATGTGAATATGAAAATGTTATCATTGAATTTGATGATAATGATACATCAATATTTGTCTTTGGTGAAAAACCTCAAATTACAAGTGCTCTTAAAGAATTAAGTCCATTTTTTGCAGAACAGATGTAG